In one window of Nostoc flagelliforme CCNUN1 DNA:
- a CDS encoding Hsp20/alpha crystallin family protein, giving the protein MAILRYNPWAEMTTLQRQIDRVFDDLQVQTFKTPAAELTETEDALHLKLELPGVSAQDVDIEVTESAVKVIAERKLEHKEGTRSEFYYGKFQRVIPFKAKIQNTKVTADYKDGILNLTLPKSEQEKNKVVKVNLEIPAA; this is encoded by the coding sequence ATGGCTATTTTACGTTACAATCCTTGGGCTGAGATGACTACACTACAACGTCAAATTGACAGAGTGTTTGATGATTTGCAAGTGCAAACATTTAAAACTCCAGCAGCCGAATTGACTGAAACTGAAGATGCATTGCACCTAAAACTTGAATTGCCTGGTGTATCAGCACAGGATGTAGATATTGAAGTTACTGAAAGCGCAGTAAAGGTGATAGCAGAACGCAAATTAGAACATAAAGAAGGTACTCGTTCCGAGTTTTACTACGGCAAGTTCCAGCGTGTAATTCCTTTTAAAGCTAAAATTCAAAATACCAAGGTCACCGCAGATTATAAAGACGGCATTTTGAATCTGACACTGCCCAAGTCTGAGCAAGAAAAGAACAAAGTTGTCAAGGTTAATCTAGAAATTCCTGCTGCATAG
- a CDS encoding GIY-YIG nuclease family protein produces the protein MRDNLLVCTFRLITLEPNQLNLFSDLTVTPARRAETLLMSLEALLKWKSQIFEYQQKVQENKPPQQTALFDLTPKHCDPDAIDPFTLPLQSMAFYRMPTDAGSAAIYFVIDNAMPLLLYVGETRRSGKRWKGEHGCKQYLDSYHSLHHRYGLQREVSIAFWWDTPTDRRARQELELNLILKWRSPFNKENWERWGQPFG, from the coding sequence GTGAGGGATAATCTACTAGTTTGTACATTCCGATTAATCACCTTGGAACCCAACCAGCTAAATTTATTTTCTGATTTGACCGTCACACCAGCACGCAGAGCAGAGACACTGTTAATGAGCCTTGAGGCGCTGTTGAAGTGGAAATCTCAGATTTTTGAATATCAGCAGAAGGTTCAAGAGAACAAACCACCACAGCAGACGGCATTATTTGACCTTACCCCAAAGCACTGCGACCCAGACGCGATAGATCCTTTTACTCTGCCCTTGCAATCAATGGCGTTTTATCGGATGCCAACAGATGCGGGTAGCGCCGCTATTTATTTTGTGATTGATAATGCCATGCCCTTGCTGTTGTATGTTGGTGAAACAAGACGATCTGGTAAACGGTGGAAAGGTGAGCATGGATGCAAGCAATATTTAGATAGTTACCATTCACTGCATCATCGTTATGGACTCCAACGAGAAGTGAGCATCGCTTTTTGGTGGGACACTCCCACAGACCGACGCGCACGGCAAGAATTGGAGTTGAACCTTATTTTGAAGTGGCGCAGTCCATTTAATAAGGAGAACTGGGAGCGCTGGGGGCAACCGTTTGGGTAG
- a CDS encoding TniQ family protein, producing the protein MNHKELSIYESLELHPPEIPECSRLYSLEPIGIGTPDCESLTSYIIRLSQAHCVTVNKLLHPNILKHFERKDLSDYSQLIYRLLRSPHNSKSFNGLGLTTTKLSQQLEALTLRNDLCFLTMVSWSEVTTYHQLFRDHQAWCPVCYEEWQMNKKPLYTPLLWFLHPVKICLHHCQYLLEECPHCQQILPIIVKQMQPGYCSQCGQWLGSSSSIKTCPQSIYEDNIKWHEYVTISIGELIAAAPHLSSLPTRDRTAQVLNAYFSANNITKGKIATFTRFIGIDPGNIFVYIYNKRIPRIDKLLQITSALQISPLKFFTEDINTLIGKLQVNSQLFVKVQDQDNKPKQTKLDKIKIQQVLTEALGEEAPPSLTEVAKRLKCSRHSLKNYCPELHQILKLRHAEYVKTLSKYSFKTRHFLEAALIVNPPPSMQSITKSIGINSSKLYKLFPELCYQISKRHKEYRNACTLEKRNQVIHEMNEAIFKLHKQGKEPTLAQVRKLLTKPGYTRDQFFQDALFKTRQELGYEN; encoded by the coding sequence ATGAACCATAAAGAATTAAGTATTTATGAATCGTTAGAATTGCACCCACCGGAAATTCCAGAATGTAGCCGTTTATATTCTTTAGAGCCAATTGGAATTGGAACACCTGATTGTGAAAGTTTGACCAGTTATATAATTCGTTTATCTCAAGCCCATTGTGTGACTGTAAACAAGCTACTTCATCCCAATATTCTCAAGCATTTTGAAAGAAAAGATTTATCTGATTATAGCCAACTAATTTACCGATTACTTAGATCACCTCACAATTCAAAATCTTTCAATGGATTAGGATTAACTACCACTAAATTATCTCAACAACTAGAAGCTTTAACTTTACGTAATGATTTATGTTTTCTCACTATGGTTTCTTGGTCTGAGGTTACTACTTATCATCAACTATTTCGTGACCATCAAGCTTGGTGTCCAGTTTGCTATGAAGAATGGCAGATGAATAAAAAACCTTTGTATACTCCCCTACTTTGGTTTCTTCATCCAGTTAAAATTTGTCTTCACCATTGCCAATACTTACTTGAGGAGTGTCCTCATTGCCAGCAGATACTCCCGATAATTGTGAAGCAAATGCAACCTGGTTACTGTTCACAATGTGGCCAGTGGTTAGGATCTTCCTCATCAATTAAAACCTGTCCTCAAAGCATATACGAAGATAATATTAAGTGGCATGAATATGTAACAATAAGTATCGGCGAGTTAATTGCTGCTGCTCCTCATCTATCTTCTCTGCCAACGAGGGACAGAACTGCTCAGGTTCTCAATGCTTATTTTAGTGCTAATAACATAACTAAAGGCAAGATAGCGACATTTACTCGTTTTATTGGTATTGATCCTGGAAATATATTTGTTTACATTTATAATAAACGAATTCCCAGAATTGATAAGCTACTACAAATTACATCTGCCTTACAAATATCGCCATTGAAATTCTTTACGGAAGATATCAATACTCTTATTGGTAAACTCCAGGTTAATTCTCAGCTATTTGTCAAAGTCCAAGACCAAGATAATAAACCAAAACAAACAAAATTAGACAAGATAAAAATTCAACAAGTTCTTACAGAAGCTCTTGGTGAAGAAGCACCTCCGAGTCTCACAGAAGTTGCTAAACGCCTTAAATGCTCTCGTCATTCTCTCAAAAATTATTGTCCTGAACTACATCAAATACTCAAATTGCGTCATGCTGAATATGTGAAAACTCTTAGTAAGTATTCTTTCAAAACAAGACATTTCTTAGAAGCAGCACTGATAGTAAATCCTCCTCCTTCAATGCAATCTATTACGAAAAGTATTGGAATAAATAGTTCCAAATTGTATAAACTCTTTCCTGAACTTTGCTATCAAATCTCCAAGCGTCACAAAGAATATCGAAACGCTTGCACATTAGAGAAGAGAAATCAAGTGATTCATGAAATGAATGAGGCTATTTTTAAGCTTCATAAGCAGGGAAAAGAACCTACCCTTGCTCAAGTTAGGAAACTTTTAACCAAACCAGGATATACACGGGATCAATTTTTTCAAGATGCCTTATTTAAAACTCGACAAGAACTCGGTTATGAAAATTGA
- a CDS encoding AAA family ATPase: MSTARLFPPELLTAPLQVRLNYYDNYTMAHPYLYEAFETLKPIIRHCGESKIIFIFGPTGVGKTKLRLLTEKWIVQELWKEMEVDRGRIPFASVEAVVQKSGLFNTKDHLKRCLYALHEPKEFINHKINYGVQGIYSDNEGKIVIKQKILETDLGWALEQSLKHRRPQTFFIDEAHHLLAVASGRKLTDVPEAIKSLANRTEVLHGLIGTYELLTLHDIGDQLSRRSVYIHLPRYNAEFIEDREIWQSVIWNFQGQIPTVEEPDFLSNWNYLYERSLGCVGILKNWLNNALADALAEEANIITLSHLERRALSVGQCRNIFKAIKEGEKRATEIEGEVEKLRIELGLGDKPVFRQKVSKELQQSQEQSSQFKKRKKTLGQRKPQRDSVGIETHEP; encoded by the coding sequence ATGTCAACAGCCAGACTATTTCCGCCGGAACTACTTACTGCACCACTTCAAGTCCGACTGAATTATTATGATAATTATACTATGGCGCACCCTTATCTTTATGAAGCTTTTGAAACTCTCAAACCTATTATTCGCCATTGCGGAGAGTCCAAAATTATTTTTATTTTCGGTCCCACAGGAGTAGGCAAAACCAAATTACGCTTACTCACTGAAAAATGGATAGTCCAAGAGTTATGGAAAGAAATGGAAGTTGACCGAGGGCGCATTCCATTTGCCAGTGTAGAAGCAGTTGTACAAAAATCTGGTCTATTCAATACTAAAGATCATCTCAAACGATGTTTATATGCTCTTCATGAACCAAAGGAATTTATTAATCACAAGATTAACTACGGAGTACAAGGCATTTACTCAGATAATGAAGGGAAAATTGTAATTAAGCAAAAAATTCTTGAAACTGATTTGGGATGGGCATTAGAACAATCCCTGAAACATCGACGACCTCAGACTTTCTTTATTGATGAAGCTCATCATCTACTAGCGGTAGCCAGTGGGCGTAAACTAACCGATGTGCCAGAAGCGATTAAATCTCTAGCTAATCGTACAGAAGTTTTACATGGTTTAATTGGAACCTATGAGTTGCTGACTCTTCACGATATTGGTGATCAATTAAGTCGGCGTAGTGTTTACATTCACTTGCCTCGTTATAATGCGGAATTCATCGAAGACAGAGAAATTTGGCAGAGTGTTATTTGGAATTTCCAAGGTCAAATTCCAACAGTTGAAGAACCTGATTTTTTATCCAATTGGAACTACCTTTATGAACGCAGTTTAGGATGTGTTGGCATTCTAAAAAATTGGTTAAACAATGCTTTGGCTGATGCCTTAGCAGAAGAAGCAAACATAATCACTCTTAGCCATTTAGAACGACGAGCTTTATCAGTAGGTCAATGTCGAAACATTTTTAAAGCTATCAAAGAGGGTGAAAAAAGAGCCACAGAGATTGAAGGTGAAGTTGAAAAACTACGTATCGAATTAGGTTTGGGAGACAAACCCGTCTTCAGACAAAAAGTTTCAAAAGAACTTCAACAGTCACAGGAGCAATCTTCTCAATTTAAAAAACGTAAAAAAACTCTAGGTCAACGTAAACCTCAACGGGATTCCGTAGGGATTGAAACTCATGAACCATAA
- a CDS encoding TnsA endonuclease C-terminal domain-containing protein gives MLSDDEFNQWCCCLKLSEKAQQEIQHVRSSAPSRRVRGAHNNVTGRYPSRKMGLSIQFESHKVELPFIYQLEHDKDVLEYYDQPPSFKLSYQEASGRNLGFYITPDFFVIHTNSVGWVECKPEDKLNQLAKKSSRRYVLGDENQWHSPPAEQYAQQFGFFFRLWSNAEINWTLHRNLEFLADYYKSNAFEVTKATRNTILSMISAQPGITLANLLHHSEGVSTDDIYHLIANEEIYVNLTASPLVEAEKCLLFVDQLYEETYNAIILSQSTTNTIHSLGVELIPGITVLYSGKSLTITLVGETEVLLQTSEQQIVTLTLSTFDELVKQGKITKSTTQKTDEINNQVMDLFKKASFPDLMAANRRYRLIQPYLDGQPIKTNTPQERSLRIWLRAYRQAQQKYGYGYLGILHFENKKGNRNRKLPQHILNLIDKFIIERYETKKQKGKQSVYNEFVHFCVETGISELQVPSYKTFIKEIKKRSGYEQTLKREGLRSAYRLEPFYWELEVTTPRHGDFPFHICHIDHTESDIELRCSKTGKVLGRAWITLLVDAFSRRILAVYASYDPPSYRSCMMVLRICVKRYGRLPQTIVTDNAKEFYSTYFETLLALFECTLKHRPSSKSRFSSVCERLFGTTNTQFFYNLAGNTQITKKVRLMTKSVNPKNLSLWTLGWLYLYLCEWAYSIYDIIEHPGLEGQSPREVFSAGIAQYGSRDHRRISYDENFRILTLPTTNKSRAKVQPGKGVKVEQKYYWSNTFRDPEIENTSVDVRYDPFNAGIAYAYVQGQWVECISEYYSLFRGRSEKEIQIATTQLKKQKQNHASSYRIRAKQLGEFLASLEVEEILLEQRLRDKQAQEVFQVIEGEIPLLSPYNQTPNVDEEKEQDKLNSSTESELEVNELVNPQKLKIFKIY, from the coding sequence ATGCTGAGTGATGATGAATTTAACCAATGGTGCTGCTGTCTAAAGCTATCAGAGAAAGCACAACAGGAAATCCAACACGTCCGCTCATCTGCTCCCTCCCGTCGTGTCAGAGGCGCTCATAACAATGTTACAGGACGTTACCCTAGTCGAAAGATGGGATTGAGCATTCAATTTGAGTCTCATAAAGTAGAACTCCCTTTTATCTACCAACTCGAACATGATAAAGATGTTCTAGAGTATTACGACCAACCTCCGTCTTTTAAACTCAGTTATCAAGAAGCATCAGGACGCAATCTTGGTTTTTATATCACCCCAGACTTCTTTGTTATTCATACTAACTCTGTTGGATGGGTAGAGTGCAAACCAGAAGATAAATTAAATCAATTAGCTAAAAAAAGCTCTCGGCGTTATGTTTTAGGCGATGAGAATCAGTGGCACAGCCCACCAGCTGAACAATATGCTCAACAGTTTGGTTTCTTTTTCCGCCTTTGGTCAAATGCCGAAATTAATTGGACGCTACATCGGAACCTAGAATTTTTAGCAGATTACTACAAATCAAATGCTTTTGAGGTGACAAAAGCGACTCGAAATACCATCCTTTCAATGATATCTGCACAACCAGGTATAACCTTAGCGAATCTCCTTCATCATAGCGAAGGGGTCAGCACAGACGACATTTATCATCTGATTGCTAATGAAGAAATCTATGTAAATTTAACAGCATCTCCTTTGGTAGAAGCCGAAAAATGTCTTTTATTTGTTGACCAACTGTACGAAGAAACATACAACGCAATTATTCTATCTCAATCAACGACAAATACTATTCACTCACTAGGAGTTGAACTTATCCCTGGTATAACTGTTTTGTATAGCGGCAAAAGTCTGACTATTACTTTAGTAGGAGAAACAGAAGTTTTACTTCAAACATCAGAACAGCAAATTGTCACATTAACTCTCTCCACTTTTGATGAGTTAGTAAAACAGGGCAAAATCACCAAATCCACTACTCAAAAAACTGATGAAATTAACAACCAAGTAATGGATTTGTTCAAAAAAGCTAGCTTCCCAGACTTAATGGCTGCTAATCGTCGTTATCGTCTGATTCAACCCTATTTGGATGGACAACCTATTAAAACGAATACACCACAAGAACGCTCTTTAAGAATTTGGTTAAGAGCTTACAGACAAGCACAACAGAAATATGGATATGGGTACTTAGGAATACTGCATTTTGAGAACAAAAAAGGTAATCGAAATCGAAAGCTACCTCAACATATTCTCAACTTGATAGATAAATTTATTATAGAAAGATATGAAACCAAAAAACAAAAAGGCAAACAGTCAGTTTATAACGAATTTGTCCACTTCTGTGTCGAAACCGGAATCTCTGAGCTTCAAGTTCCCAGTTACAAAACTTTTATCAAAGAAATTAAAAAACGTTCTGGTTACGAACAAACTCTCAAAAGAGAAGGACTTCGGTCTGCTTATCGGTTAGAACCCTTTTATTGGGAGTTAGAAGTAACAACACCTCGTCATGGGGATTTCCCCTTCCATATTTGCCATATTGACCATACAGAATCAGATATTGAACTCAGATGCTCTAAAACAGGAAAAGTTCTTGGGAGAGCTTGGATAACATTGCTTGTGGATGCATTTTCTCGGCGGATTTTAGCAGTTTATGCCAGCTATGATCCTCCTTCATATCGTTCTTGTATGATGGTTCTGCGAATATGTGTAAAACGTTATGGACGACTGCCTCAAACCATCGTCACAGATAACGCTAAAGAATTTTACAGCACTTATTTTGAAACTCTGCTAGCTTTGTTTGAATGTACTCTTAAGCATCGTCCTAGCAGCAAATCTCGATTTAGTAGCGTGTGTGAACGGTTATTTGGAACCACCAACACCCAGTTTTTCTACAATTTAGCAGGCAATACCCAAATTACAAAAAAAGTCAGACTGATGACCAAATCAGTCAATCCCAAAAATTTATCACTGTGGACTTTGGGATGGTTGTACTTATACCTGTGTGAATGGGCTTACTCTATTTATGACATCATTGAACATCCGGGTTTAGAAGGGCAGAGTCCACGAGAAGTCTTCAGTGCAGGAATTGCTCAATATGGTAGTCGTGACCATCGTCGCATTTCTTATGACGAAAATTTCCGCATCCTAACTTTGCCTACTACTAACAAGAGTAGAGCGAAAGTGCAGCCGGGAAAAGGAGTCAAAGTTGAGCAGAAATACTACTGGTCAAATACCTTTCGTGACCCAGAAATAGAAAATACTTCAGTCGATGTTAGATATGACCCTTTTAATGCAGGAATTGCCTATGCTTATGTTCAGGGTCAATGGGTTGAGTGCATTAGTGAATATTACTCTTTATTCCGAGGACGTTCTGAAAAAGAAATTCAAATAGCAACTACCCAACTTAAGAAACAAAAACAAAACCATGCTTCTAGTTACAGAATTCGAGCTAAACAACTCGGAGAATTTCTGGCCAGCCTTGAGGTTGAGGAAATTTTACTCGAACAACGCTTGCGGGATAAACAAGCACAGGAAGTTTTTCAGGTTATTGAAGGAGAAATACCCTTACTAAGTCCCTACAATCAAACCCCAAATGTCGATGAAGAAAAAGAACAGGATAAATTGAATAGTTCAACAGAATCTGAATTAGAAGTTAATGAATTAGTTAATCCTCAAAAACTCAAAATATTCAAAATTTACTAA
- a CDS encoding ribbon-helix-helix domain-containing protein, with protein sequence MSKRINITLPDSVLDDLEWWAEFQGRPTANLAAFLIEMSIKEAKDKGIFPDKTDSNDNVLKK encoded by the coding sequence GTGAGCAAACGAATTAACATCACCTTACCCGATTCTGTATTAGATGATCTGGAGTGGTGGGCAGAATTCCAAGGACGCCCTACCGCTAATCTTGCTGCTTTTCTGATTGAGATGTCTATCAAAGAAGCAAAGGATAAGGGGATATTTCCTGATAAAACAGACTCTAATGACAATGTTTTAAAAAAGTAA
- a CDS encoding ribbon-helix-helix protein, CopG family — MNKKWAAKRLTINLTSSEAEKLEKYCSMTGRPATDVIRELIRSLTTEDKE, encoded by the coding sequence ATGAATAAAAAATGGGCTGCGAAACGACTTACAATCAATCTCACTTCAAGTGAAGCAGAGAAGCTGGAAAAATACTGCTCAATGACTGGCAGACCAGCAACCGATGTAATCCGGGAATTAATTCGTTCTCTGACTACTGAAGATAAAGAGTAA
- a CDS encoding thermonuclease family protein: MVFKFRLIGVGALLVAQMSLPVFANNLTATVVSVGDGDTIRVKTGNKTVTVRLACIDAPEMKQNPWGQQSSARLKQLLPVGQAITLRAVETDKYKRLVAEVFVENRSVNLKMVQEGQAVVYRQYLKSCPESKDSLLQGENTAKQQRLAFWSQSNPVMPWDFRHKAAQRATSVPTQGQQQNNCDPAYPDFCIPKNSPDLNCRDISQRRFKVLPPDPHGFDRDGDGIGCEK; this comes from the coding sequence ATGGTTTTTAAATTTCGCTTGATTGGTGTTGGCGCTTTGCTTGTAGCTCAAATGTCGTTACCCGTATTTGCCAACAATCTTACCGCTACGGTTGTAAGCGTAGGTGACGGTGACACCATACGGGTGAAAACTGGTAACAAAACTGTAACAGTCCGCCTTGCTTGCATTGATGCACCAGAGATGAAACAGAATCCTTGGGGTCAACAATCATCAGCAAGACTCAAACAATTGCTGCCAGTGGGACAAGCAATCACCTTACGTGCTGTTGAAACTGACAAATACAAGCGCCTTGTTGCAGAGGTGTTTGTCGAGAATCGCAGTGTCAATCTCAAGATGGTGCAAGAGGGACAGGCTGTGGTCTATCGTCAGTATCTAAAAAGCTGTCCAGAATCTAAAGATAGTTTGTTGCAGGGTGAAAACACCGCTAAACAACAGCGTTTAGCTTTTTGGAGCCAGTCTAATCCTGTGATGCCTTGGGACTTTCGCCACAAAGCTGCTCAACGGGCAACTTCAGTGCCAACTCAAGGACAGCAACAGAATAACTGCGACCCTGCTTACCCAGATTTTTGCATTCCAAAGAATTCACCAGACTTAAATTGCCGAGATATTAGCCAACGAAGGTTTAAAGTGCTGCCACCCGATCCTCATGGTTTTGACAGAGATGGGGATGGGATTGGGTGCGAAAAATAA